Within Mytilus edulis chromosome 10, xbMytEdul2.2, whole genome shotgun sequence, the genomic segment GTAGTTAAAGCTGATGTCGTTGTCTCTTGAGTTGATACCGGTGTCGTAACATCGGGAGAAGTAGTTAAAGTTGATGTCGTTGTCTCCTGAGTTGATACCGTTGTCGTTACATCGGGAGAAGTAGTTAAAGTTGATGTCGTTGCCTCCTTAGTTGATACCGTTGTCGTTACATCGGGAGAAGTAGTAAAAGCTGAAGGCGTTGTCTCCTGAGTTGATACCGTTGTAGAAACATCGGGAGAAGTAGTTAAAGCTGATGTCGTTGTCTCCTTAGTTGATACCGGTGTTGTAACATCGGGAGAAGTAGTTAAAGCTAATGTCGTTGTCTCTTGAGTTGATACCGGTGTCGTAACATCGGGAGAAGTAGTTAAAGTTGATGTCGTTGTCTCCTGAGTTGATACCGTTGTCGTAACATCAGGAGGAGTAGTTAAAGCTGATGTCGTTGTCTCTTGAGTTGATACCGGTGTCGTAACATCGATAGAAGTAGTTAAAGTTGATGTCGTTGCCTCCTTAGTTGATGCCGTTGTCGTTACATCGGGAGAAGTAGTAAAAGCTGAAGGCGTTGTCTCCTGAGTTGATACCGTTGTAGAAACATCGGGGGAAGAAGTTAAAGCTGATGTCGTTGTCTCCTTAGTTGATACCGGTGTCGTAACATCGGGAGAAGTAGTTAAAGCTGATGTCGTTGTCTCCTGAGTTGATACCGTTGTCGTAACATCGGGAGAAGTAGTTAAAGCTGATGTCGTTGTCCCCTGAGTTGATATCGTTATTGTCGCATCGGGAGAAGTAGTTAAAGCTGATGTCGTTGCCTCCTGAGTTGATACCGTTGTCGTAACATCGGGAGAAGTAGTTAAAGCTGATGTCGTTGTCTCCTGAGTTGAAACCGTTGTCGTAACATCGGGAGAAGTAGTGAAAGCTGATGTCGTTGTCTCTTGAGTTGATACCGGTGTCGTAACATCGGGAGAAGTAGTAAAAGTTGATGTCGTTGTCTCCTGAGTTGATACCGTTGTCGTAACATCGGGAGAAGTAGTTAAAGCTGATGTCGTTGTCTCCTGAGTTGATACCGTTGTTGTAACATCGGGAGAAGTAGTGAAAGCTGATGTCGTTGTCTCCTGAGTTGATACCGTTGTCGTAACATCGGGAGAAGTAGTTAAAGGTGATGTCGTTGTCTCCTGAGTTGAAACCGTTGTCGTAACATCGGGAGAAGTAGTGAAGGCTGATGTCGTTGTCTCTTGAGTTGATACCGTTGTCGTAACATCGGGAGAAGTAGTTAAAGCTGATGTCGTTGTCTCCTGAGTTGATACCGTTGTTGTCGCATCGGGAGAAGTAGTTAAAGTTGATGTCGTTGTCTCCTTAGTTGATACCATTGTTGTCGCATCGGGAGAAGTAGTTAAAGCTGATGTCGTTGTCTCCTGAGTTGATACCGTTGTTGTCGCATCGGGAGAAGTAGTTAAAGCTGATGTCGTTGTCTCCTTAGTTGATACCGTTGTTGTAACATCGGGAGAAGTAGTGAAAGCTGATGTCGTTGTCTCCTGAGTTGATACCGTTGTCGCATCGGGAGAAGTAGTTAAAGCTGATGTCGTTGCCTCCTTAGTTGATACCGTTGTCGTAACATCGGGAGAAGTAGTTAAAGCTGATGTCGCTGTCTCTTGAGTTGATACCGGTGTCGTAACATCGGGAGAAGTAGTTAAAGGTAGTGTCGTTGCCTTTTTAGTTGATACCGTTGTCGTAAGATCGGGAGAAGAAGTGAAAGCCGATGTGGTTGTCTCCTTAGTTGATACCGTTGTCGTAACATCGGGAGAAGTAGTGAAAGCTGCTGGCGTTGTGTCCTGAATTGATACTGTTGTCGAAACATCGGGAGAAGTAGTTAAAGCTGATGTCGTTGTCTCCTGAGTCGATACCGTTGTCGTAACATCGGGAGAAGTAGTTAAAGCTGATGTTGTTGTGTCCTGAATTGATACTGTTGTCGAAACATCGGGAGAAATAGTTAATGCTGATGTCGTTGTCTCCTGAGCAAATATTGTTTTCGCCAAAGTTGATGCTGTTGCTGTTTCAACCAGCGAAGATATACTATCTAAAATTGATGTCTCCAAAGTTGATGCCGTTGTTGTTCCAACTGGAGAAACGGGAAAAGTAGTTATAGCTAATGTTGTTGCCTGCTGAGTTGACGCTGTCGCTATTTCCACCGAAGAATATATTATTTCTAATATTGTTGTCTCCAAAGATGATGCCATCATACTTAAAGCTAATGGTGTTGTCGCCTGAGTTGATGCTGTTGCTGTTTTAACCGGAGAAGATATTATATCTAATATTGTTGTCTCCAAAGATGATGCCATTGTTGTTTCAACGGGAAAAGTACTTATAGCTAATGTTGTTGCCCGCTGAGTTGACGCTGTTGCTATTTCCACCGAAGAATATATTATTTCTAATATTGTTGTCTCCAAAGATGATGCCATCATACTTAAAGCTAATGGTGTTGTCGCCTGAGTTGATGCTGTTGCTGTTTCAACCGGAGAAGATATTTTATCTAATATTGTTGTCTCCAAAGATGATGCCGTTGTTGTTTCAACGGGAGAAACATGAAAAGTAGTTATAACTAATGTTGCTGCCTGCTGAGTTGACGCTGCTGTTGTCTCTATCGAAGAAGTACTTATAGCTGATTGGATGGACTCCTGATGTATTGATGATGTTTCATCGGGAACATTTGTTAAAGCTAATGGTGTTGTCGCCAAAGTTGATGCTGTTGCTGTTTCAATTGAAGAAGATATTATATCTAATATTGATGTCTCCAGAATTGATGCCGTTGTTGTTTCAACGGGAGAAACGGGAAAGCTAGTAACAGACCATGTTGTTGCCTGCTGAGTTGGCGCTGTTGCGGTTTCCACCGAAGAAACACTTATAGCTGATTGTATGGACTCCTGATGTATTGATGATGTTTCATCGGGaacattagttaaaactaatggTGTTGTCGCTTGAGTTGATGCTGATTCTGTTTTAGCCGGAGAAGATATTATATCTAATATTGTTGTCTCCAAAGTTGATTCCGTTGTTGATTCAACGGGAGAAGTTGTTATAGCTAATGTTGTTGCCTCCTGAGTTGATTCTACTGTTTTTGCAACCGGAGTTGTATGAGATGCAGTTGTCGACTGAGTTGATGCCGTTGCTATATTATCGGGAAAAGTAGTTGTAGGTAATGTGATTGTCGTCAAATTATTGACAGTAGTTTCAGTTGTGGTCGTTGCAGTAGACCCAGGAAGAACTAGACATAATATACACAAAAGAATAGTTAtgtcaaatatatatttgaatttattgcTGAATTATTGAAATTTGGATACCATTTCTGAAGATTTTTGACTTATATGGATTGTATGCGTGTGTTTAGACCACCCCTTTCACCAGTTAGTTATCCCATTGAAATTGGCTGCAAAAGACGTACTACTTCCGTATTGAATTAATGTGTAATTTAGGTAACTGGTATAATATATTACACGACTACTTCATTATTCAAGTTTGaataacagtaaaataacaaaaataccgaacccgAGGAATATTTTATACGGAAAGTCCTTATTCAAATAgcaacatcaaaagctcaaacacttcaaacaaatAGATGATAACTTTTATATTCCTGTCATTTTTCTAATCTTAAGATGATTGATGAAAACTGGTTTAAAGCAAGCTAAACTTCACATTTATATGACAGTAGCATACAAATCTTTTACCATATGTATGTTTATACCTTTAACTGCTGTATATGTAACTATGTGACCCCAAGTTGCTAATGTCCATGTCatttatttggtctcttgtcgggagttgtctcattggcattcataccacatcttctcttttataaaCAAGCCAGGAAGACACAAAACACAAGATAAAAGGATACCAAGACTTAGCTAATACAGCATCACAACAAGGTTATAATTCATGTAAGCCGGTATAGTAAGAAGGTTCTGGTGAACTTGCGGCATCAATTTACATTTGACTTTTCCACTTGTATCTTCACTTATTACAATTACAGAATCCTGCCGTATAAGTAATTATAATATATACCTGTAACTGTAATTATATTCACAATCATAAATGTACAAGGCAATGTAAACACTCTCCACATTTTCTGCGGCAAGAGCATCTGCAAGAAAATTTCAATTTGTCAGAGCATTCACTTATATGTTGATTCACGTTCTGATAatgaattttgttttatcaatttatcaaattTGCTTACAACAAACAAAAGTACAATTCTGTAGATGCTTCGTCAGAGGAGCTTTTCTAGATAAAATTCAGCATTCAAATGCCATCATTTCGAAAGGCGATTATGCATATGGTTTCATGGAAAAAGCACAAAGCCATTCTACAGTCAATACAGTTACATGCGGTACgctgacccatagttgttaatgtccgtgtcatttatttggtctcttgtcgagagttgtttcatttgcaatcaaaccacatcttctgttttgtaAACAAGCCAGGAAGACACAAAAACAAGATAAAAGGATGCAAAATACAGCCTCACAACAAGGTTACAATTCGTGTATGCCGGTAGAGTAAGAAGGTTCTGGTGTACTTGTGGCATCATTCTTGCTGTTCAGTTATGCTAtagagatataggaagatgtggtatatgtgTGTACATATAAGCAAAACTTTCATTGGCagattgcaaataaaaaaaaaacgatgcaCCGAAGTATTGTCGAATCGTGTGTTGTTtatcaaaagcaaacaaattATCCTACTATTTCTCAATACTCCTTTCAACCTCAATCTTTTGCAGAAGAACAaaattggaatatttttttttatcaaagtacaAAAAAATTGGTAGCTTTAACAATTTGTCAATCGCATCAACGTTTTTATGCCCCGCCGAGGGGTATTATGGTTTACAGGTTGTTTGCTCGTCCGTCTGTTCCGCCTAAAATTCAATTGAAGTGGATGTGGGAGTGGGGAATCCATGTACTTTATTGTTCAATAAGGTTTATTTATGTAAACCATATTAAACAAGAATGAGTCTGTAGTACACGGCAACAATATTTGACTCCTTAGAACGCCAAGAAAAAGTTCTACTATATGATTAACGATATTGTACGCAAACATGCATCTGCAATGTATATAAGCCGCGAACAAGTGATATTGTAGGAATCAAACTAAATTTTACCTTTATTACAAAGAAAACCAGTCAGTAAAATTTTTAAACCAAACAGTTATTTGTTTATGTAGCTCATAAACTGATGAATAATCTCGTCTTTTTGTTCGTATGTACTTTGTTCGTCTAATTGGTCATCTATCCGTCATACCAAATTGTAATCAACCCTTCCTGTACATTCATCAAAGATTCTAATAAAAAAGTTTACAAATTAAgtattctttaaaacaaaatacgtATGAAGGCATCTTCCAGTATAGATTAATTCAGTAAGGTGTGTATGTAAAGAAACGTCTAAAGTTAGAAAAAATACtctataaagaaaaacaaaagaagaacTGGAATACCGGGTTTCCCttatataaaatgaataataagtgttgtttttttttcaaatttgattgcACACACTGTTAGATCTGAAAATTTGGAAGGAAATTGTTGTCCTTCCTTCGCCGAtattcgaactcatgctatttgaatatatatattccaaGAACGATATGAAATTCCCTCTTTCGTGATAAGATAATCATTTATTATTGTCTTGATGTCAAACCCTTATATAccacacttttttttcatttagaatttCCTTTCTGTGAATATGCAATTCTGAATATCTTTGTTGTACCATCCTAGTTGTTACTATTAGGCAAAATCATAAGAGAAGAAAACAAGTAAGAAGGGTGATAACATTCTTCTTCAATTCAATGGTAGATAGGTCTGGTAGACTTCACTTGGCAACAAATCAGATATGTTTGACTTCTCTGCAATAGTTTTGAAACATAACATTGTATTCAAAAATACTAGACAAACTGACctgatatactgtggattcattaatattcgttggatactaattttcgtggatttcgtggataaaggggaaccacgaattttaatgttcaacgaattacaaattgtCTAAACGATTAACTGTCTAGGAATATGCcatttttcctcaatccacgaaaattttcaaaggaaaaatgtCCTGTTTGAATGACAGTTATCAGTATTTTAATAcagtttaaggtagcacaatacaaagatttcataactccaactcccatgttttaaatgctgtaactttcttaataatgcttgaaaatttataaaagtggtagttttggatagctaacagattactctttcgaattaatgcaatgttagtattatgcaacaataatgtaaccaattataatgttaactgtgtctaaaatatttttcaccaaactTTCTGCttttaaatgaaattagcttctgcattgGTATTCCTAGAGGGTTGATTATATTAattgttgttcctatggccattatctacaaaagggtgtctcagatttcagatagaatgtatagaacaaattttacacctaattaaacattttcgtcttttatgtggttaggatgtttacactaattacagatttatgagagaatggaatccGATATGGACAATTTGAGACAttcttttgaagcccatgatgtggtGATtgagatttcgttaaaattttctgtatagttaaagagatgatagagctaaatgtattcaagtgaactgaccgattttgccactaattacacaataattgattacataatgattgcataataaaaatattgcattcatataaaagattaatcttttatctatctatatatacctcttttattattttttatgcatttatgAGAAAGTTACGGCATTTtgaaggttagtgattggaagtaaataAATCTTTGCTACCTTAAATGAAATATTTCTAAGAGAAAGAGAAAAACGTCCTGTGATTGAGATATTGTTAAACAAACTCGTTTGACCTTCCTTCTTTTTTGTGCTTTTTCAATTCGCCTGTCAAGAGAAATTTATTCAATAACAAATGCGAAACTGActataaaactatttcttcaaaAGAAATTCCAATGAAAAACTTTTGCATCCATACTCAGTCtgaaagttttatatatatttattttcgtaatctgt encodes:
- the LOC139492564 gene encoding mucin-2-like, with product MTWTLATWGHIVTYTAVKVLPGSTATTTTETTVNNLTTITLPTTTFPDNIATASTQSTTASHTTPVAKTVESTQEATTLAITTSPVESTTESTLETTILDIISSPAKTESASTQATTPLVLTNVPDETSSIHQESIQSAISVSSVETATAPTQQATTWSVTSFPVSPVETTTASILETSILDIISSSIETATASTLATTPLALTNVPDETSSIHQESIQSAISTSSIETTAASTQQAATLVITTFHVSPVETTTASSLETTILDKISSPVETATASTQATTPLALSMMASSLETTILEIIYSSVEIATASTQRATTLAISTFPVETTMASSLETTILDIISSPVKTATASTQATTPLALSMMASSLETTILEIIYSSVEIATASTQQATTLAITTFPVSPVGTTTASTLETSILDSISSLVETATASTLAKTIFAQETTTSALTISPDVSTTVSIQDTTTSALTTSPDVTTTVSTQETTTSALTTSPDVSTTVSIQDTTPAAFTTSPDVTTTVSTKETTTSAFTSSPDLTTTVSTKKATTLPLTTSPDVTTPVSTQETATSALTTSPDVTTTVSTKEATTSALTTSPDATTVSTQETTTSAFTTSPDVTTTVSTKETTTSALTTSPDATTTVSTQETTTSALTTSPDATTMVSTKETTTSTLTTSPDATTTVSTQETTTSALTTSPDVTTTVSTQETTTSAFTTSPDVTTTVSTQETTTSPLTTSPDVTTTVSTQETTTSAFTTSPDVTTTVSTQETTTSALTTSPDVTTTVSTQETTTSTFTTSPDVTTPVSTQETTTSAFTTSPDVTTTVSTQETTTSALTTSPDVTTTVSTQEATTSALTTSPDATITISTQGTTTSALTTSPDVTTTVSTQETTTSALTTSPDVTTPVSTKETTTSALTSSPDVSTTVSTQETTPSAFTTSPDVTTTASTKEATTSTLTTSIDVTTPVSTQETTTSALTTPPDVTTTVSTQETTTSTLTTSPDVTTPVSTQETTTLALTTSPDVTTPVSTKETTTSALTTSPDVSTTVSTQETTPSAFTTSPDVTTTVSTKEATTSTLTTSPDVTTTVSTQETTTSTLTTSPDVTTPVSTQETTTSALTTSPDVTTTVSTKEATTSTLTTSPDVTTTVSTKEATTSTLTTSPDVTTTVSTKETTTSPLTTSKDVTTTHNIETKTSVQLTTSSPLKITTSTKVVTGKTLNNF